Genomic segment of Chitinophaga varians:
AAAAAGATTACCGTGTATGTAACGATACAGCAGGTAAAAAGGCTGTCCGCCAGCGGCGCCTGCAGCTATACCGGTAAAGGCGTTATTAAATCAGACAACCTGAAGCTGGAATTCAGCGGTGCCACCCATGCTGACCTGAACCTGAATGCGAAAGACCTCGAAGTGGGCATGTCCGGAGCAAGCCGTGTTGATTTAAAAGGCAGTTGTGACAAGGTGGAATACAAAGCTTCCGGAGCAGCCAATATTGATGCGCTTGATTTTCAGACCCAGGAAGCAGCGGTAGGCATCTCTGGCAGCGGCGAAGCGAAAGTAGCCGTGGAGAAAAAACTGAACATCAGTGTGTCCGGTGTGGGCAAGGTAAGATATAAAGGAAATCCGACCGTTAACCAGACCGTTTCCGGTATGGGCAACGTGCGCCAAATATAATTTTTTTTAGATTTAGATTTATATATGTCGGGCAGGTAGTTCACTACCTGCTTTTTCTTTTCTATATTTGTCGTTCCAAGATAAAAAAAATTGAATTATGCCGTCCTTTGATATTGTTAGCAAAGTAGATTTACAGACACTGGATAATGCGGTTAACACTGTGAAGAAGGAGATCACCAAC
This window contains:
- a CDS encoding head GIN domain-containing protein — encoded protein: MKTFFKYVVPATFLVALVVSLASFTNVRNERIRGNGQMKTESRPAGNFDKISTGGVYNIELQQGSTNSIQVEAEANLLPYIETNISGGELEVTTRRGINIDPSKKITVYVTIQQVKRLSASGACSYTGKGVIKSDNLKLEFSGATHADLNLNAKDLEVGMSGASRVDLKGSCDKVEYKASGAANIDALDFQTQEAAVGISGSGEAKVAVEKKLNISVSGVGKVRYKGNPTVNQTVSGMGNVRQI